A genome region from Sphingobacteriaceae bacterium GW460-11-11-14-LB5 includes the following:
- a CDS encoding copper homeostasis protein CutC has product MSEMATGCLEVCANSYQSAVAAQNGGAKRVEFCDNLAEGGTTPSYAQISLAKKNLSIEVWPIIRPRGGDFLYSEIEFELMKEDIKICKSLNCEGIVTGILKADGTIDKERCAELIELAKPMEVAFHRAFDMSNDMDQALEDLIELNIKRVLTSGGASSAILGAEKLAQLVKKANGRIIIMPGAGINENNIKNLIDQTGATQFHASAKEFVPSKMEFRNTETKMGSIEDEYRYELTSEIKVKALIDCINEAVS; this is encoded by the coding sequence ATGAGTGAAATGGCAACGGGTTGCCTGGAAGTATGCGCTAATTCGTATCAATCGGCAGTAGCTGCCCAAAATGGCGGCGCGAAAAGAGTAGAGTTTTGCGATAACCTGGCAGAAGGTGGTACTACACCAAGTTATGCCCAGATTTCATTGGCCAAGAAAAACCTATCTATCGAAGTTTGGCCCATTATACGTCCGCGTGGAGGCGATTTTTTGTATTCTGAAATTGAATTTGAATTAATGAAAGAAGATATAAAAATCTGCAAATCATTAAATTGTGAAGGCATAGTTACCGGAATACTTAAAGCAGATGGCACTATCGACAAAGAGAGATGCGCTGAACTGATTGAGCTGGCCAAACCTATGGAGGTAGCTTTCCACAGGGCATTTGATATGAGTAACGATATGGACCAGGCACTGGAAGATTTAATCGAACTCAACATAAAAAGGGTACTCACCTCTGGCGGCGCTTCTTCTGCCATTTTAGGGGCAGAAAAACTAGCGCAGCTGGTAAAAAAAGCCAATGGCCGGATTATCATTATGCCGGGTGCAGGGATCAATGAAAATAACATCAAAAACCTTATTGATCAAACCGGTGCCACACAATTCCATGCCTCTGCCAAAGAATTTGTTCCGAGTAAAATGGAATTCAGAAATACCGAAACCAAAATGGGCAGTATAGAAGATGAATATCGCTACGAGCTCACTTCCGAAATAAAAGTGAAGGCTTTGATTGATTGTATAAATGAGGCCGTTAGTTAA
- a CDS encoding glycosylasparaginase: MFNRRKFIKASALSAGLLAIDKSSIANVIPQEETAAKNFPIVISTWDFGIAANADAWKVLSTGGSALDAVEQGVWVPEADEHNQSVGYGGLPDRDGHVTLDACIMDELGNCGAVLALEHIKHPISVARKVMEKTPHVMLAGDGALQFALEQGFKKENLLTPASEKAWKEWLKTAKYAPVMNIENQLYQKAAPQKLPGNQYNHDTIGMLAIDAKGNISGACTTSGMAYKLHGRIGDSPIIGAGLYVDNEVGGATSTGVGEEVVRNVGSFLVVELMRQGYTPEAACKEAVMRIIKKKPETAKNIQVGFLAINKKGEYGAYAIQKGFSYAVCNAEKQDLLIKGKSYY, translated from the coding sequence ATGTTTAACCGCCGTAAATTTATAAAAGCATCAGCCCTGTCGGCTGGATTGCTGGCCATTGATAAAAGCAGTATCGCCAATGTTATTCCGCAGGAGGAAACAGCAGCAAAAAATTTTCCCATTGTCATTTCGACCTGGGATTTTGGGATTGCTGCAAATGCCGATGCCTGGAAAGTATTATCAACCGGCGGAAGTGCGTTAGATGCTGTAGAGCAAGGGGTTTGGGTACCTGAAGCTGATGAACACAACCAATCGGTTGGGTATGGCGGTTTACCAGACCGCGATGGCCACGTAACCCTCGATGCCTGCATAATGGACGAACTGGGTAACTGTGGTGCTGTGTTAGCGCTTGAACATATTAAACACCCTATCTCGGTAGCGCGTAAAGTGATGGAAAAAACACCGCATGTAATGTTAGCTGGCGATGGTGCATTGCAGTTTGCGCTAGAGCAAGGTTTTAAAAAGGAAAACCTGCTTACGCCTGCCAGTGAAAAAGCGTGGAAGGAATGGCTAAAAACGGCAAAATATGCGCCGGTAATGAATATCGAAAATCAGCTCTATCAAAAAGCTGCACCGCAAAAACTTCCGGGAAACCAATATAACCACGATACCATTGGCATGCTCGCTATTGATGCCAAAGGAAATATTTCGGGCGCCTGTACAACCAGCGGCATGGCCTATAAATTACATGGAAGGATTGGTGATAGTCCGATTATTGGGGCTGGCCTTTATGTCGATAATGAAGTTGGTGGTGCAACCTCAACCGGCGTAGGTGAAGAAGTGGTCAGAAATGTTGGCTCTTTCCTGGTGGTAGAATTAATGCGTCAGGGTTATACCCCCGAAGCCGCCTGTAAAGAAGCGGTAATGCGCATCATTAAAAAGAAACCTGAAACTGCCAAGAACATACAGGTGGGATTTTTAGCCATCAACAAAAAAGGCGAGTATGGTGCTTATGCCATTCAGAAAGGTTTTAGTTATGCTGTGTGTAACGCAGAAAAACAGGATCTTTTAATCAAAGGCAAAAGCTATTATTAA